The stretch of DNA CGCTCTATTTGAATAATATAGCCCATAATTTGATAGTAAAGGAGGGTGGAAAACCTGCATTCCTTGGTTATCGTGGATTCCCTTGCTCTATATGCACATCCATAAATGAGGAGGTAATTCACGGCATACCTAGTAAAAGAAGCCTTAAAAATGGTGACCTATTAAAGGTAGACATTGGTGTATTTTATAAAGGCTATTGTGCAGATGCGGCAAGGACATATGGTATTGGAGATATATCCCCTTTATGTTATAAGTTAAAAGATGTAGCAATTGAAGCATTTAAAAAGGCTCTTCCTCATTGTAAAAGACAAGCAGGAATAAAGGATATATCATCTGCAATCCAGAATTATGTTGAGGGCTTTGGCTTTTCTGTTGTTCGGGATTTTGGAGGACATGGAATTGGAAAGGAGCTACACGAAGAGCCAGAGGTTTTAAACTATGTATCAAAGGAAGATGTTCCTCTTAAAGAGGGGATGGTGTTTTGTATAGAGCCAATGGTAAATGAGGGAAAAAGCGATGTTTTTATACATTCTAATAAATGGACAGTAATAACAAAGGATAGAAAGCTATCAAGCCATTTTGAGGAGACGGTTGCCATTACAAATAATGGTGCCCTTATATTGACATGAAAAAAGAGGAGAAGGTAATTGTAAAGGGAAAGGTTTTGGAGGTTCTTCCAAATGCAATGTTTAGGGTCAAGGTCTCTGAAAAGCATATTGTTTTAGCGCATGTCTCTGGAAAAATGAGGATGCATTACATAAAAATTCTTCCAGGTGATGAGGTTAATGTTGAAATCTCTCCTTATGACATTACAAGGGGGAGGGTGATATATAGAGAATAAACATTGCAAATTGTAAATTGCAAATTTTAAATTTTAAATTTAAGACAGTGATAAAAATTTAAAATTTATATACAAATGAAAGTAGGTAGTTCGGTAAAAAAAATCTGCGAAAAGTGCAAGATTATAAAGAGAAAAGGAAGGGTAAGGGTGATTTGCCCAAATCCAAAGCATAAACAAAGACAGGGTTAATGGCTGACCTTTTCTTACGGGCATTCCTTGCTCACATTGTCTCTGATGTTTTGCTTCAGCCTGATATTCTTTCAAAAAAGAAGAGAGACGCAGGGAAATGGCTTATTGCCCATGGAATTATTACCCTTATAGCCTTACTTTTCTTTGGTTGGGCTGTATCCCCTTATTTAAAATGGGCTTTGTTTTCCATTCTTACATCCATTTCCCATTATTTTGTTGATTTCTTTAGGATTAAAAGGGGTAAGAAAAGCATACTAATAAGCATATTAGACCAGGCTTTGCATTTTGCTTTTATGGGCTTATTTCTCTTTATCTTCTTTAGGCTTGTTCCTTAAATTGGAACATAGATTTTTTATAGAAGAACCAAAGGATATTACAATTATCAAGGAAAAAGAAACCCTCAAGCACATCAAGGTTTTA from bacterium encodes:
- the map gene encoding type I methionyl aminopeptidase gives rise to the protein MIILKSKEEIERIRIAGEIIKNTFLKLLDMIKPGVTTLYLNNIAHNLIVKEGGKPAFLGYRGFPCSICTSINEEVIHGIPSKRSLKNGDLLKVDIGVFYKGYCADAARTYGIGDISPLCYKLKDVAIEAFKKALPHCKRQAGIKDISSAIQNYVEGFGFSVVRDFGGHGIGKELHEEPEVLNYVSKEDVPLKEGMVFCIEPMVNEGKSDVFIHSNKWTVITKDRKLSSHFEETVAITNNGALILT
- the infA gene encoding translation initiation factor IF-1, coding for MKKEEKVIVKGKVLEVLPNAMFRVKVSEKHIVLAHVSGKMRMHYIKILPGDEVNVEISPYDITRGRVIYRE
- the rpmJ gene encoding 50S ribosomal protein L36, with protein sequence MKVGSSVKKICEKCKIIKRKGRVRVICPNPKHKQRQG
- a CDS encoding DUF3307 domain-containing protein, with the translated sequence MADLFLRAFLAHIVSDVLLQPDILSKKKRDAGKWLIAHGIITLIALLFFGWAVSPYLKWALFSILTSISHYFVDFFRIKRGKKSILISILDQALHFAFMGLFLFIFFRLVP